From the Manihot esculenta cultivar AM560-2 chromosome 3, M.esculenta_v8, whole genome shotgun sequence genome, one window contains:
- the LOC110611632 gene encoding small ubiquitin-related modifier 1, whose translation MSGVTNQEEDKKPNDQSAHINLKVKGQDGNEVFFRIKRSTQLKKLMNAYCDRQSVEMNSIAFLFDGRRLRGEQTPDELEMEDGDEIDAMLHQTGGAIA comes from the exons ATGTCGGGAGTCACCAATCAGGAGGAGGACAAGAAGCCTAATGATCAATCCGCTCACATAAATCTCAAGGTCAAAGGCCAG GATGGCAATGAAGTTTTCTTCAGGATTAAGAGAAGCACTCAACTGAAGAAGCTCATGAATGCTTATTGTGATCGACAATCTGTGGAGATGAATTCTATTGCATTTCTTTTTGATGGTCGTCGGCTTCGCGGGGAGCAGACTCCTGACGAG TTGGAAATGGAGGATGGGGACGAGATAGATGCAATGCTGCATCAAACAGGCGGTGCTATTGCATAA